A genomic segment from Helicobacter sp. NHP19-012 encodes:
- a CDS encoding outer membrane family protein, whose product MRRCLLGLSFLMSPLLATEIRLDPFGYLGMIYSQGLEHKGHGYVGFDARVGTNFAFNNGWAFGIGAIGAWNVWSKNKKFRPILSIGNVLGSVEGNMLPYLSMGDISDAYVKYDTKRLKFALGRFDTNFVDFDWIQGNIQGASLYMHRYDWTYWGIFMDSMLYNGYQGNDLQGPRIATGINALASYDPVSKKKYVGGEVVALGTSYEHKGFKISPFFMADSHLPMVRTPLIQVGFKFQYFAQLPKGFKSYTIVHGIYQHGNTDAIKGNDEAGLVMVDQTFMYKILNFGLGIYGVPAPNKKGFFWSFNDKTKFYGRGINAMGVPAIYFANATITGYIFGGLKTNRVRMDAMVAFGDYQEYSLMTNYKVWQSKQMILDAGLGYVYSYSNKVKNTIGNSSFVLFTKFSY is encoded by the coding sequence ATGCGCCGTTGTCTTTTGGGTTTGTCTTTTTTAATGTCCCCCCTGCTTGCGACCGAAATTCGACTTGATCCCTTTGGCTACTTAGGGATGATCTATAGTCAAGGGCTAGAGCACAAGGGGCATGGGTATGTGGGTTTTGATGCCCGCGTGGGGACAAATTTCGCTTTCAACAATGGCTGGGCTTTTGGGATCGGCGCAATAGGGGCGTGGAATGTGTGGAGTAAAAACAAGAAGTTCCGACCCATTCTCAGCATAGGCAATGTCTTGGGCAGCGTAGAGGGTAATATGCTCCCCTACCTTAGCATGGGCGATATTTCAGACGCTTATGTCAAATACGACACCAAAAGGCTCAAATTCGCTTTAGGGCGTTTTGACACTAACTTTGTAGACTTTGATTGGATACAGGGCAATATTCAAGGCGCGAGCTTGTATATGCACCGCTACGATTGGACCTATTGGGGCATTTTCATGGATTCCATGCTCTATAATGGCTATCAAGGCAACGACTTACAAGGTCCACGCATTGCCACCGGGATCAACGCTCTAGCGTCCTACGATCCCGTGTCTAAGAAAAAATATGTGGGTGGGGAGGTTGTGGCTCTTGGCACGAGCTACGAGCACAAGGGCTTTAAAATCTCGCCTTTCTTCATGGCAGACTCGCACTTGCCTATGGTGCGCACGCCCTTAATCCAAGTGGGCTTTAAGTTTCAATACTTTGCACAACTGCCTAAAGGCTTTAAGTCTTACACTATTGTGCACGGCATTTACCAACATGGCAACACGGATGCCATTAAGGGCAATGATGAAGCGGGTTTGGTGATGGTGGATCAGACCTTCATGTATAAAATCCTCAACTTCGGGCTAGGCATTTATGGCGTGCCTGCGCCGAATAAAAAGGGTTTCTTTTGGTCGTTTAATGATAAAACAAAGTTCTATGGTCGTGGCATTAATGCGATGGGCGTGCCCGCCATTTATTTTGCCAACGCCACCATCACGGGCTATATCTTTGGCGGGCTAAAGACCAATCGGGTGCGTATGGACGCGATGGTCGCCTTTGGGGATTATCAGGAGTACTCACTGATGACGAATTACAAGGTGTGGCAGTCTAAGCAAATGATTTTAGATGCCGGGCTAGGCTATGTCTACTCTTACTCCAACAAGGTGAAAAACACGATTGGCAACTCCTCTTTTGTGCTTTTCACAAAGTTTTCTTACTAA
- a CDS encoding NFACT family protein yields MISYALLSAFAKLLKAQPKITIRHAQQTLSLDTPNHPFKACMQKGTSHIYLDPTPLELSKTPFNLALERYASNAKILDCFLENEDRILKIVLECATSYKKVQSVLHLEFTGKHSNAILLSPQGVVLEALHFVSLEQSIRPVLKNTP; encoded by the coding sequence ATGATCTCTTATGCCTTGTTATCTGCCTTTGCAAAACTGCTAAAAGCGCAGCCCAAAATCACCATCCGCCACGCCCAACAAACTTTAAGCCTAGACACCCCAAACCACCCCTTTAAAGCCTGCATGCAAAAGGGCACTAGCCACATCTACCTAGACCCCACGCCTCTAGAGCTCTCAAAGACCCCCTTTAACCTTGCTTTAGAGCGTTATGCCAGCAATGCCAAAATCCTAGATTGCTTTTTAGAGAATGAAGACCGGATTTTAAAGATTGTCTTAGAGTGTGCCACAAGCTATAAAAAAGTCCAAAGCGTGCTGCATTTAGAATTTACGGGCAAGCACAGCAACGCCATTTTACTAAGCCCCCAGGGCGTGGTGTTGGAGGCCTTGCATTTTGTGTCGCTAGAGCAGAGCATCCGCCCCGTGCTTAAAAACACCCCCTAG
- the ruvA gene encoding Holliday junction branch migration protein RuvA, producing the protein MLVGLKGLVTHTSPTFIEVEVQGVVYGVHVGVQTSQNLKVGAPVHLHTTLVVKEDSHSLFGFLERAQKELFDRLLKVSGVGPKAALAILSVYDPADFSVCIQSKDLKALQKVPGVGAKMAGKIMLDLAGFVASETEASKASEVQQAILGLQSLGFKATEAVKICNSLPKDLDAASLIKLALQKLK; encoded by the coding sequence ATGCTCGTGGGTTTAAAGGGCTTAGTAACGCACACTAGCCCCACTTTTATAGAGGTGGAGGTGCAGGGCGTGGTTTACGGTGTGCATGTGGGCGTGCAAACCAGCCAGAACCTAAAAGTGGGCGCACCCGTGCACCTACACACCACGCTCGTTGTCAAAGAGGACAGCCATAGCCTCTTTGGTTTTTTAGAGCGTGCCCAAAAAGAATTGTTTGATAGGCTTTTAAAGGTGAGTGGTGTGGGACCCAAGGCGGCTTTGGCGATTTTATCCGTCTATGATCCGGCGGACTTTAGCGTGTGTATCCAAAGCAAGGACTTAAAAGCCTTGCAAAAAGTGCCGGGTGTGGGGGCAAAAATGGCGGGTAAAATCATGCTCGATCTAGCGGGCTTTGTGGCAAGCGAAACAGAGGCAAGCAAGGCTAGCGAAGTGCAACAAGCCATTTTGGGCTTACAAAGTTTAGGCTTTAAGGCCACAGAGGCGGTAAAAATTTGTAACAGCTTGCCTAAAGATCTAGACGCGGCTAGTTTAATCAAACTCGCCCTACAAAAATTAAAATGA
- the murJ gene encoding murein biosynthesis integral membrane protein MurJ — MLKKFFLTNSSGILCSRVAGFVRDLLSASVLGSGLYSDIFFVAFKFPNLFRRIFAEGAFSQSFLPAFIASRYKGAFLLGIFGAFSLFLCALVFVVSHFRLFFTKLLAFGFSPHAIALAKDIVAINFYYLLLVFWATFFSTLLQYKNHFWVSAYHTILLNLAMICALVWHKNDNLLEVVRALSYGVLWGGCAQVCLHFYPLYKLGFFRLFAIGAHSLLHAKSAQKATIKQERGHFFRQFLPSVLGNSASQISAFIDTLLASFLATGSISYLYYANRIFQLPLALFAIATSTALFPTIARAIKNKEHDKAIAHLKQAFEFLTAMLLICTLGGVFLAKDIITLLFERGQFGAQDVEQCSKVFCAYLVGLAPFGVAKIFALWLYAHKEQGRAAKITLISLVFGTLCSLALMPTLHASALALSSSLSGFLLCGLYLRAFGFKRFLGMISLSKVAFLGLLLAFEAVVLALFVEVLQTFKAWIFLHHLF; from the coding sequence TTGCTTAAAAAATTCTTTTTAACCAACAGCTCGGGGATTTTATGCTCACGGGTGGCGGGGTTTGTGCGGGATTTGCTGAGTGCTTCCGTGCTTGGCAGTGGGCTTTATAGCGACATTTTCTTTGTGGCGTTCAAGTTCCCTAATCTCTTTCGGCGCATTTTTGCCGAAGGGGCATTTAGCCAAAGCTTCCTGCCCGCCTTCATTGCTAGCCGCTACAAGGGGGCGTTTTTGCTTGGCATTTTTGGGGCGTTTAGCTTGTTCTTATGCGCCCTTGTGTTCGTGGTGTCGCATTTTCGCTTGTTTTTCACCAAGTTACTTGCCTTTGGCTTTAGCCCACATGCCATTGCACTGGCTAAGGACATTGTGGCGATCAACTTCTACTATTTGCTCTTGGTCTTTTGGGCAACCTTTTTTAGCACGCTCTTGCAATATAAAAACCACTTTTGGGTGAGTGCCTACCACACGATTTTATTAAACTTAGCGATGATTTGCGCCCTTGTGTGGCATAAAAACGACAATCTCTTAGAAGTGGTGCGGGCGTTGAGCTATGGGGTGCTTTGGGGGGGGTGCGCTCAGGTGTGTTTGCACTTTTACCCGCTCTACAAGCTTGGCTTTTTTAGACTCTTTGCCATAGGGGCGCATAGTTTGTTACACGCCAAGAGTGCCCAAAAAGCCACTATAAAGCAAGAGAGGGGGCACTTTTTTAGGCAGTTCTTGCCTAGCGTGCTGGGCAATTCGGCAAGCCAAATCTCGGCGTTCATAGACACTTTATTGGCTTCGTTTTTAGCCACGGGCAGCATTTCCTATTTGTATTACGCAAACCGCATTTTCCAACTGCCCTTAGCTCTCTTTGCCATCGCCACTTCTACGGCGTTGTTTCCCACCATTGCACGGGCGATTAAAAATAAAGAACACGACAAAGCCATAGCCCACCTCAAACAGGCGTTTGAGTTTTTAACCGCCATGCTCTTGATCTGTACGCTGGGGGGGGTGTTCTTGGCTAAAGATATTATCACCTTGTTGTTTGAAAGGGGGCAGTTTGGGGCACAGGATGTTGAGCAGTGTTCTAAGGTCTTTTGCGCCTATTTGGTGGGGCTTGCCCCCTTTGGGGTGGCAAAAATCTTTGCGCTGTGGTTATACGCTCACAAAGAGCAGGGCAGGGCGGCAAAAATCACGCTCATTTCTCTAGTCTTTGGCACGCTTTGTTCTTTAGCCTTGATGCCCACCCTACACGCAAGTGCATTAGCCCTCTCTAGCTCGCTCTCGGGCTTTTTGCTCTGTGGGCTGTATCTTAGGGCTTTTGGTTTTAAGCGTTTTTTAGGCATGATTTCGCTTTCTAAGGTCGCCTTTTTGGGTTTGCTCTTGGCTTTTGAAGCCGTGGTTTTAGCCCTATTTGTAGAGGTCTTGCAAACCTTCAAAGCGTGGATTTTTTTACACCACTTATTTTAA
- a CDS encoding ABC transporter ATP-binding protein → MLVVENLSKSYGSKVVLHGISFSLEGGQIVGLLGANGAGKSSLLKILAGLLREHGGLVSLQGQAIGLESKKITAYCPDRPIYPPSHTAHNLLNLCADFFSDFDKDKALDLIERFKLPLDLPFKSFSKGQKERLQLIFTLSRRAQLFLFDEPLGGIDPLGRQEILDLITKERGQESTILIATHLVHDIQDCLDKALFLQNGGLVAFETTATLKNRHGSVEQAYKDLMHV, encoded by the coding sequence ATGCTCGTTGTTGAGAATTTAAGCAAAAGCTATGGCTCGAAGGTGGTGTTGCACGGCATCAGTTTTAGCCTTGAGGGCGGGCAGATTGTGGGCCTACTTGGCGCAAATGGGGCGGGCAAAAGCTCGCTGTTAAAGATTTTAGCCGGGCTTTTAAGAGAGCATGGTGGCTTGGTGAGTTTGCAAGGGCAGGCTATCGGGCTAGAGAGCAAGAAAATCACCGCCTACTGCCCCGATCGCCCCATTTACCCGCCTAGCCACACCGCCCATAATCTCTTAAATTTATGCGCCGACTTCTTTAGCGATTTTGATAAAGACAAGGCTTTAGACTTGATTGAGCGTTTTAAACTGCCCCTAGATTTGCCCTTTAAATCTTTCTCTAAAGGGCAAAAGGAACGCCTACAGCTCATCTTTACTTTAAGCCGAAGGGCGCAGCTCTTTTTATTTGACGAACCCCTAGGTGGGATCGACCCCCTGGGCAGACAAGAGATTTTGGATTTAATCACAAAGGAAAGGGGGCAAGAGAGCACGATTTTAATCGCCACGCATTTGGTGCACGACATACAAGATTGTTTGGATAAGGCGTTGTTTTTGCAAAATGGGGGGCTCGTTGCCTTTGAAACCACCGCCACGCTTAAAAATAGGCATGGGAGCGTGGAACAAGCGTATAAGGATTTAATGCATGTTTAA
- a CDS encoding class II 3-deoxy-7-phosphoheptulonate synthase produces the protein MQTWSSSSWRTCPISQQPTYPDLTALQEAEATLKSYPPLVFAKEMRSLKSTLKEAAFGRAFLLQGGDCAESFSSFSADGIRDLFKVLLQMSVVLAFAGGCPVIKVGRVAGQFAKPRSAEYEEIDGKQVPIYRGDMINGLEPNERTANPQRLLQAYHQSAATLNLLRAFAKGGLADLTEVHRWNLDFVKNNPLGQQYTALAMQITHALKFMQACGVAHMPALQETDFYTSHEALLLNYEEPLVRQDSLSGEWFACSAHMLWIGERTRGLEQAHVEFLRGVHNPIGVKIGPKTTLEQMLGLCEILNPQNEPGRLSFIVRMGAGVLKENFPPLLKGLLKAQKNIVWVCDPMHGNTIKTANGIKTRSFTHILQEVLDFFKIHKSLGSCVGGIHLEMTGQNVTECVGGAVREDNLSQHYYTQCDPRLNATQALELAFLLAEQLKSRVVR, from the coding sequence ATGCAAACTTGGTCTTCGAGCTCTTGGCGCACTTGCCCCATTAGCCAACAACCCACCTACCCCGATTTAACTGCCCTGCAAGAGGCAGAAGCCACGCTTAAAAGCTACCCGCCCTTAGTCTTTGCTAAAGAAATGCGCAGCCTAAAGAGCACACTTAAAGAGGCAGCCTTTGGGCGGGCGTTCTTGTTGCAGGGGGGCGATTGTGCCGAGAGTTTTAGCAGTTTTAGCGCCGATGGTATCCGCGATTTATTTAAGGTGCTCTTGCAAATGAGCGTGGTTTTAGCCTTTGCGGGGGGTTGCCCTGTGATTAAAGTGGGGCGTGTGGCGGGGCAATTTGCTAAACCTAGAAGCGCAGAATATGAAGAAATTGATGGCAAACAAGTGCCCATTTATCGGGGGGACATGATCAATGGGCTAGAGCCAAATGAGCGCACCGCTAATCCGCAAAGATTGTTGCAAGCCTACCACCAAAGTGCAGCGACCTTAAATTTATTGCGCGCCTTTGCTAAGGGTGGGCTGGCGGATTTAACCGAAGTGCACCGCTGGAACTTAGACTTTGTGAAAAACAACCCCCTAGGGCAGCAATACACCGCCCTAGCCATGCAAATCACCCATGCCCTTAAATTCATGCAAGCTTGTGGCGTGGCACACATGCCCGCCTTGCAAGAAACTGATTTTTACACCAGCCACGAAGCCCTGCTTTTAAACTACGAAGAGCCCTTGGTGCGCCAAGACAGCCTTAGCGGGGAGTGGTTTGCCTGCTCAGCGCACATGCTTTGGATTGGCGAGCGCACAAGGGGGTTAGAGCAAGCGCATGTCGAGTTTTTAAGGGGGGTGCACAACCCCATAGGGGTGAAAATTGGACCCAAGACCACTTTAGAGCAAATGTTGGGTTTGTGTGAGATTTTAAACCCACAAAATGAGCCGGGGCGTTTGAGTTTTATTGTGCGCATGGGAGCTGGTGTCCTCAAAGAAAACTTCCCCCCCCTTTTAAAGGGGCTACTCAAGGCACAAAAAAACATCGTTTGGGTGTGCGACCCGATGCACGGCAACACCATTAAAACCGCTAACGGCATAAAAACCCGCTCATTCACGCACATTTTGCAAGAAGTGCTGGACTTTTTTAAAATCCATAAAAGTCTAGGTAGCTGTGTGGGGGGGATTCATTTAGAAATGACAGGGCAAAATGTAACCGAGTGCGTGGGCGGGGCGGTGCGTGAGGACAATTTAAGCCAGCACTACTACACGCAATGCGACCCTAGATTAAACGCCACGCAAGCTTTGGAGCTGGCGTTTTTACTCGCCGAGCAACTGAAAAGTCGGGTGGTGCGCTAG
- a CDS encoding DUF342 domain-containing protein, with protein MGEFYSKIVENCADIQVELEEVAQNYGLDVQDLWFDLVKVHTLTRSEPRGEFKVLDAEGLKQIENDAFYEDPSLEVIQRYDICIKKRLFRYFIGIEVSPEDHQLYLVSETPFMIVNDEWLFGELCDYVETCMAHQKIILRQMQVQHTFFKKELLRYAAEGSPPERICLKKSRYAPNQGGFFTFTLKESWEQKNKEEAPVSAIYGAGKGDVVLEYTKPVLGMAGRDLKGRIRKVEKLENVPFELEFSQEAFEKKEEPTKIVYLSKLPQYVAFLNNTLKSFTKNQYMEMKSTNMPMFLGGVENGLVLNISSKNDIDNAIETNLRIEAKEIYIKGNVGKNVKLVAQKVIIEGQLHAESSVEANEILVTNNKGLCKGKRVQCKYLDRGVVFAESCEVEASSGSQIYAKDIKLKQVKSNNTFYFSSQCNLESIDGSENKFCFSAFATPENREILEQTKQAMGIYKEKAQRVMTQYQKLNIFVQKNQPTIDKIRNADIATRKTLIEQEAIKRIYYDFMDCLKRVKILHMYISRIQDLNRQFLERLINIESSMKQVRVHTNGPWTAFNTIVYTRTYTKGSKSLTTERGETADYMLDEKSGEVHKVSRYQHITNF; from the coding sequence GTGGGCGAGTTTTATTCGAAAATCGTGGAAAATTGCGCAGACATTCAAGTCGAGTTAGAGGAGGTCGCTCAAAATTACGGGCTTGATGTACAGGATTTGTGGTTTGATCTTGTTAAAGTTCACACTTTGACCCGCTCTGAGCCGCGTGGGGAATTTAAGGTTTTAGACGCTGAGGGGTTGAAGCAAATAGAGAACGATGCTTTCTATGAAGACCCCTCCCTAGAGGTGATCCAACGCTACGACATCTGCATTAAGAAACGGCTTTTTAGATATTTCATAGGCATAGAAGTGTCGCCCGAGGATCACCAGTTGTATCTAGTGAGTGAAACCCCCTTTATGATTGTCAATGATGAGTGGCTCTTTGGGGAGCTGTGCGACTATGTTGAAACATGCATGGCGCATCAAAAAATCATTTTACGCCAAATGCAAGTGCAGCACACTTTTTTTAAGAAAGAATTGCTGCGCTATGCGGCTGAAGGAAGCCCCCCGGAGCGCATTTGCCTTAAAAAGTCTCGCTATGCGCCCAATCAAGGTGGCTTTTTCACTTTCACTCTTAAAGAATCTTGGGAGCAAAAGAACAAGGAGGAAGCTCCCGTTAGTGCCATTTATGGGGCGGGCAAGGGCGATGTTGTCCTCGAATATACCAAGCCTGTACTAGGTATGGCGGGGCGGGATTTAAAGGGGCGCATACGCAAGGTGGAGAAACTAGAGAATGTGCCCTTTGAGTTAGAGTTTAGCCAAGAGGCTTTTGAGAAAAAAGAAGAGCCGACCAAAATAGTTTATCTTTCTAAACTCCCCCAATATGTCGCCTTTCTTAACAACACCCTAAAGAGTTTCACCAAGAACCAATACATGGAAATGAAGAGCACCAACATGCCCATGTTTTTAGGTGGAGTGGAGAATGGTTTGGTTTTAAATATCAGTTCTAAGAACGACATCGACAATGCCATCGAAACGAATTTACGCATCGAGGCTAAAGAAATTTATATCAAGGGCAATGTGGGTAAAAATGTCAAATTAGTGGCGCAAAAAGTCATCATTGAGGGGCAGTTACACGCAGAGAGTAGTGTAGAAGCCAATGAAATCCTGGTTACCAACAATAAGGGTTTATGCAAGGGCAAAAGAGTCCAATGTAAATATCTCGATAGAGGGGTCGTCTTTGCCGAAAGTTGCGAAGTGGAGGCGAGCAGTGGGAGTCAAATTTACGCCAAAGACATTAAATTAAAACAAGTCAAATCCAACAACACCTTTTATTTTTCATCACAATGCAATCTCGAGAGTATTGATGGGAGCGAGAATAAATTTTGTTTCTCTGCCTTTGCTACCCCTGAGAATAGGGAAATCTTAGAACAGACCAAGCAGGCGATGGGTATTTACAAGGAAAAAGCACAAAGGGTCATGACGCAATACCAAAAACTCAATATTTTTGTGCAAAAGAACCAACCCACCATTGACAAAATCCGCAACGCCGACATCGCTACCCGCAAGACGCTCATCGAACAAGAGGCAATCAAGCGGATTTACTATGACTTCATGGACTGCTTGAAGCGGGTAAAAATCTTGCACATGTACATCTCTCGTATCCAGGATTTAAACCGCCAGTTCCTAGAACGCTTGATCAACATCGAATCGAGCATGAAACAAGTGAGGGTTCACACCAACGGGCCCTGGACAGCTTTTAACACCATTGTGTATACCCGCACTTACACGAAAGGTTCAAAAAGCCTCACCACCGAAAGAGGTGAGACGGCGGACTATATGCTAGATGAGAAGAGTGGCGAAGTGCATAAAGTCAGCCGTTACCAACACATCACAAACTTCTAA
- the dnaN gene encoding DNA polymerase III subunit beta encodes MQLTIDKVRLERALQHLVAFTDRKDLANIASHVCLEAKDGGLRLEANDLEMGLCLHLEAHIVKEGSATFNAKHFLDIASKLESGDLSLEADSDFVHVRFKRSKFKLPLFDRNDFPAFPSHDNLPFLHFGDGALSEYFKKLAPVIKTNASKYEFGGVLMVLKETLELAATDTRRLSLVQMDAENMPEESLNTEYILPKRAMLEISKLFESDFDMFYEPKDPSMLFFKNDEMVLYSKLIGGKYPNYEAIFPKEFAHQFELETQSFKEAIQITSALSPTTKIVFYPERIEFESLENESPSFSSTSIETKTPLEGFELQVQARHLLDALNTSASANFTLSLNQSTDPFLVEKDGFKTLIMPFVS; translated from the coding sequence ATGCAATTAACCATTGACAAGGTGCGTTTAGAGAGGGCGTTGCAACATTTAGTGGCGTTCACCGACCGCAAAGACCTCGCCAACATCGCCTCCCATGTCTGTTTAGAAGCCAAGGACGGGGGACTGCGTTTAGAGGCCAATGACTTAGAAATGGGGTTGTGCCTACACCTAGAGGCGCACATTGTTAAAGAAGGGAGCGCGACTTTTAACGCCAAGCACTTTTTAGACATTGCCTCCAAACTAGAAAGTGGAGATTTGTCTTTAGAAGCCGATAGCGACTTCGTGCATGTGCGCTTCAAACGCTCTAAATTCAAGCTTCCCTTGTTTGATCGCAACGACTTTCCTGCCTTTCCTAGCCACGACAACCTACCCTTTTTGCATTTTGGAGACGGGGCACTTAGCGAATACTTTAAAAAGCTTGCCCCCGTGATCAAAACCAACGCCTCCAAGTACGAATTTGGGGGGGTGTTGATGGTGCTTAAAGAGACTTTAGAGTTAGCTGCCACAGACACCAGGCGTTTGTCCTTGGTGCAAATGGACGCTGAGAACATGCCAGAGGAGAGCTTAAACACCGAATACATTTTACCTAAACGCGCCATGCTAGAGATCAGCAAGCTCTTTGAAAGCGACTTTGACATGTTCTATGAGCCTAAAGACCCGAGCATGTTGTTCTTTAAAAATGACGAAATGGTGCTTTACTCTAAGCTCATCGGGGGCAAATACCCTAACTACGAGGCGATTTTCCCTAAAGAGTTCGCCCACCAATTCGAGCTAGAAACCCAAAGCTTTAAAGAAGCCATCCAAATCACAAGTGCCCTAAGCCCCACGACTAAAATCGTGTTCTACCCCGAGCGCATCGAGTTTGAATCGCTAGAAAATGAAAGCCCAAGCTTTTCAAGCACCTCGATAGAAACCAAAACCCCCCTTGAGGGCTTTGAATTGCAGGTGCAAGCCCGCCACCTCTTAGACGCTTTAAACACCTCTGCTAGCGCAAACTTCACCCTCTCTTTAAACCAAAGCACCGACCCCTTCTTGGTGGAGAAAGACGGCTTTAAAACCTTGATTATGCCCTTTGTGTCCTAA
- the cysS gene encoding cysteine--tRNA ligase, producing MYLFDSHRKQKCPFKPLKAPDVLIYVCGPTVYDYSHLGHARSAITFDLLSRMLTLSGYRVHLVKNFTDIDDKIIAKALQKNTDIQTLTEFFIQAYLQDMQALGVQRAKLEPKASAHLDNIVQMVQGLLDKGFAYQTPNGDVYLDTSLDKAYGSLSGHSLELESVSRIEDNPEKKHPQDFALWKAYKGKGDMGYPSALGKGRPGWHIECSAMIEASGAYTDTPYQIDIHGGGSDLFFPHHENEASQTRCAFAQELAQFWVHNGFVNISGEKMSKSLGNSFYIKDALRTYDGEVLRNYLLGVHYSAILNFSPEDLASQKKRLDKLYRLKKRALELAPAPSVANATFTHALLESMQDDLNISKALSVLEEHLHLSNEKLDNTANKVDKKHGASQILADLLFVESLLGLGGKEPSVYFQLGVDSALKEYINTQIALRQEAKKAKDFARADEIRQALSQRGIALMDTPKGTIWEKII from the coding sequence ATTTATTTGTTTGACAGCCACCGCAAGCAAAAATGCCCTTTCAAGCCTCTAAAAGCCCCCGATGTTTTGATCTATGTTTGCGGGCCCACTGTTTACGATTATTCGCACTTAGGGCATGCAAGAAGTGCGATCACCTTTGACCTTCTTAGCCGCATGCTGACTTTAAGCGGGTATCGGGTGCATTTGGTGAAAAACTTCACCGACATTGATGACAAAATCATCGCCAAGGCCCTACAAAAGAACACGGACATACAAACGCTCACCGAGTTTTTTATCCAAGCGTATTTGCAAGACATGCAAGCTTTAGGGGTGCAGAGGGCAAAGTTAGAGCCCAAGGCGAGCGCACATTTAGACAACATCGTGCAGATGGTGCAGGGCTTGTTGGATAAGGGTTTTGCCTACCAAACCCCTAATGGCGATGTTTACCTAGACACGAGTTTAGACAAGGCTTATGGGTCTTTAAGCGGGCATTCGTTGGAGTTGGAGAGTGTGAGCCGCATTGAGGACAATCCCGAGAAAAAGCACCCCCAAGATTTCGCCCTATGGAAGGCATATAAAGGGAAGGGGGATATGGGCTATCCTAGCGCACTAGGCAAGGGCAGGCCCGGCTGGCACATCGAGTGTTCGGCGATGATTGAGGCAAGTGGGGCATACACCGACACGCCTTATCAAATAGACATACACGGCGGGGGGAGCGATTTATTCTTCCCCCACCACGAAAACGAAGCCAGCCAAACGCGTTGCGCTTTCGCTCAAGAGTTGGCGCAGTTTTGGGTGCATAATGGCTTTGTAAATATCTCGGGCGAAAAGATGAGCAAGAGTTTGGGTAATAGTTTTTACATTAAAGATGCGCTGAGAACTTACGATGGCGAAGTCTTGCGTAATTATTTGCTGGGCGTACATTACAGCGCAATATTAAATTTCAGCCCCGAGGATTTGGCAAGCCAAAAAAAACGCCTAGACAAGCTCTACCGCCTAAAAAAGCGCGCTCTAGAGCTCGCCCCTGCGCCTAGTGTGGCTAATGCCACCTTCACCCACGCCTTATTAGAGAGCATGCAAGATGATTTAAACATCTCTAAGGCGTTAAGCGTGCTTGAAGAGCATTTGCACCTAAGCAATGAAAAACTAGACAACACGGCTAATAAGGTGGATAAAAAACACGGGGCTAGCCAGATTCTCGCCGATTTGCTCTTTGTGGAGAGTTTGCTAGGGCTTGGGGGCAAAGAGCCCAGCGTGTATTTTCAGCTAGGCGTGGATAGCGCGCTTAAAGAATACATCAACACCCAAATCGCCTTGCGCCAAGAGGCCAAGAAGGCAAAGGACTTTGCAAGGGCGGATGAGATAAGACAAGCTTTAAGCCAGCGGGGCATTGCCTTGATGGACACGCCCAAGGGCACGATTTGGGAGAAAATCATCTAA